The proteins below come from a single Felis catus isolate Fca126 chromosome A1, F.catus_Fca126_mat1.0, whole genome shotgun sequence genomic window:
- the SLC6A18 gene encoding inactive sodium-dependent neutral amino acid transporter B(0)AT3 isoform X2 — MACAPGPDPRGAGGGHERPSWDNRLQYLLSCIGFAVGLGNIWRFPYLCQTYGGGAFLIPYLVALVLEGIPLFHIELAIGQHLRTGSVGVWKAVSPYLGGVGLGCLTVSFLVSMYYNTVLTWVLWYFLNSFQNPLPWGSCPLDLNRTGFEAECQASSPVSYFWYRRTLNITADISDSGSIQWRLLACLAASWAVVYLCVIRGIESMGKAIYFTALFPYLVLTIFLIRGLSLPGAVKGLTYLFTPDVRILQSPRVWLDAATQIFFSLSLAFGGHIAFASYNPHRNNCEKDAVIISLVNSLTSLYASIAMFSVLGFKAANDHGRCLDRNILRLINAFELPDQSVNRDDYAAVLSHLNATQPERVARLCLETCRLEDFLDKSASGTGLAFIIFTEAILHMPGAPGWAVLFFGMLFTLGLSSMFGNMESIITPLLDMGVTHRFIPKEVLTGLACLVCFLSAICFTLQSGNYWLEIFDNYAAPLNLMVFAFFEVVGVAYVYGVQRFSDDVESMTGRRPGLYWQVTWKVVSPLLLLTIFVAYVVTLARTPLSYKAWDTQYVRFPTRQEKSYPGWVQAACVLLCFLPVLWVPAVALAQLLAAHRRKKDTGRDRCPKL, encoded by the exons GGGCCTTCCTCATCCCCTACCTCGTCGCCCTGGTTCTCGAGGGAATCCCACTCTTCCACATCGAGCTGGCCATCGGCCAGCACCTGCGGACAGGCAGCGTCGGGGTGTGGAAGGCCGTGTCGCCCTACCTGGGCGGAGTGG GGCTGGGCTGCCTCACCGTGTCCTTTCTGGTCAGCATGTACTACAACACCGTCCTGACGTGGGTGCTGTGGTATTTCCTCAACTCCTTCCAGAACCCGCTCCCCTGGGGCTCGTGCCCGCTGGACCTCAACCGCACAG GGTTCGAGGCAGAGTGCCAGGCCAGCAGCCCCGTGAGCTACTTCTGGTACCGGCGGACGCTGAACATCACGGCCGACATCAGCGACAGCGGCTCCATCCAGTGGCGGCTGCTGGCCTGCTTGGCCGCGTCCTGGGCCGTCGTGTACCTGTGTGTCATCAGAGGCATCGAATCCATGGGGAAG gcaATTTATTTCACAGCCCTGTTCCCTTACCTGGTCCTGACAATCTTCCTTATCAGAGGACTCAGCCTGCCCGGGGCGGTCAAAGGGTTAACGTACCTGTTCACGCCAGAT GTGCGGATTCTCCAGAGCCCCCGCGTGTGGCTGGATGCAGCCACACAGATATTCTTTTCCCTGTCCCTGGCCTTTGGAGGACACATCGCTTTTGCGAGTTACAACCCGCACAG GAACAACTGTGAGAAGGACGCAGTGATCATCTCCCTGGTCAACAGCCTGACCTCCCTCTACGCGTCCATTGCTATGTTTTCCGTTCTGGGATTCAAGGCGGCCAACGACCATGGGCGTTGCCTGGACAG AAACATCCTCCGGCTCATCAACGCGTTCGAGCTCCCGGACCAGAGCGTCAACAGGGACGACTATGCTGCCGTCCTCTCGCACCTGAACGCCACCCAGCCCGAGAGGGTGGCCCGGCTCTGCCTGGAGACCTGCCGCCTGGAAGACTTTCTGGACAAG AGCGCCTCCGGCACGGGGCTGGCCTTCATCATCTTCACGGAAGCCATCCTCCACATGCCGGGGGCCCCCGGCTGGGCCGTGCTCTTCTTTGGGATGCTGTTCACCTTGGGCCTGTCGTCCATGTTCGGGAACATGGAGAGCATCATTACGCCACTCCTGGATATGGGGGTCACGCACAGATTCATCCCCAAGGAGGTCCTGACTG GGCTGGCCTGCCTGGTCTGCTTCCTCTCGGCGATCTGCTTCACGCTGCAGTCAGGAAACTACTGGCTGGAGATTTTCGACAACTATGCTGCGCCTCTGAACCTCATGGTCTTTGCGTTCTTTGAAGTGGTCGGGGTGGCTTACGTTTATGGGGTGCAGCG GTTCAGCGATGACGTAGAGAGCATGACGGGGAGGCGGCCCGGCCTCTACTGGCAGGTGACCTGGAAGGTTGTCAGCCCGCTGCTACTGCTCACCATCTTTGTGGCCTACGTTGTCACCCTGGCCCGGACGCCGCTCAGCTACAAGGCCTGGGACACCCAATAC GTGCGGTTCCCGACGCGGCAGGAGAAGTCCTACCCGGGCTGGGTGCAGGCCGCCTGTGTCCTCCTGTGCTTCCTGCCTGTACTGTGGGTCCCGGCCGTGGCACTGGCCCAGCTGCTAGCTGCACACAGACGGAAGAAGGACACCGGGCGGGACAGGTGCCCGAAGCTGTAG
- the SLC6A18 gene encoding inactive sodium-dependent neutral amino acid transporter B(0)AT3 isoform X1, with translation MACAPGPDPRGAGGGHERPSWDNRLQYLLSCIGFAVGLGNIWRFPYLCQTYGGGAFLIPYLVALVLEGIPLFHIELAIGQHLRTGSVGVWKAVSPYLGGVGLGCLTVSFLVSMYYNTVLTWVLWYFLNSFQNPLPWGSCPLDLNRTASSPRTIIYELHPRAEACRARIQARAPWPALDGPSRVPGFEAECQASSPVSYFWYRRTLNITADISDSGSIQWRLLACLAASWAVVYLCVIRGIESMGKAIYFTALFPYLVLTIFLIRGLSLPGAVKGLTYLFTPDVRILQSPRVWLDAATQIFFSLSLAFGGHIAFASYNPHRNNCEKDAVIISLVNSLTSLYASIAMFSVLGFKAANDHGRCLDRNILRLINAFELPDQSVNRDDYAAVLSHLNATQPERVARLCLETCRLEDFLDKSASGTGLAFIIFTEAILHMPGAPGWAVLFFGMLFTLGLSSMFGNMESIITPLLDMGVTHRFIPKEVLTGLACLVCFLSAICFTLQSGNYWLEIFDNYAAPLNLMVFAFFEVVGVAYVYGVQRFSDDVESMTGRRPGLYWQVTWKVVSPLLLLTIFVAYVVTLARTPLSYKAWDTQYVRFPTRQEKSYPGWVQAACVLLCFLPVLWVPAVALAQLLAAHRRKKDTGRDRCPKL, from the exons GGGCCTTCCTCATCCCCTACCTCGTCGCCCTGGTTCTCGAGGGAATCCCACTCTTCCACATCGAGCTGGCCATCGGCCAGCACCTGCGGACAGGCAGCGTCGGGGTGTGGAAGGCCGTGTCGCCCTACCTGGGCGGAGTGG GGCTGGGCTGCCTCACCGTGTCCTTTCTGGTCAGCATGTACTACAACACCGTCCTGACGTGGGTGCTGTGGTATTTCCTCAACTCCTTCCAGAACCCGCTCCCCTGGGGCTCGTGCCCGCTGGACCTCAACCGCACAG CCAGCAGCCCCAGGACAATTATCTATGAACTGCACCCCCGGGCGGAGGCCTGCAGAGCCCGGATCCAGGCCCGAGCCCCGTGGCCAGCCCTTGACGGGCCCTCCCGGGTTCCAGGGTTCGAGGCAGAGTGCCAGGCCAGCAGCCCCGTGAGCTACTTCTGGTACCGGCGGACGCTGAACATCACGGCCGACATCAGCGACAGCGGCTCCATCCAGTGGCGGCTGCTGGCCTGCTTGGCCGCGTCCTGGGCCGTCGTGTACCTGTGTGTCATCAGAGGCATCGAATCCATGGGGAAG gcaATTTATTTCACAGCCCTGTTCCCTTACCTGGTCCTGACAATCTTCCTTATCAGAGGACTCAGCCTGCCCGGGGCGGTCAAAGGGTTAACGTACCTGTTCACGCCAGAT GTGCGGATTCTCCAGAGCCCCCGCGTGTGGCTGGATGCAGCCACACAGATATTCTTTTCCCTGTCCCTGGCCTTTGGAGGACACATCGCTTTTGCGAGTTACAACCCGCACAG GAACAACTGTGAGAAGGACGCAGTGATCATCTCCCTGGTCAACAGCCTGACCTCCCTCTACGCGTCCATTGCTATGTTTTCCGTTCTGGGATTCAAGGCGGCCAACGACCATGGGCGTTGCCTGGACAG AAACATCCTCCGGCTCATCAACGCGTTCGAGCTCCCGGACCAGAGCGTCAACAGGGACGACTATGCTGCCGTCCTCTCGCACCTGAACGCCACCCAGCCCGAGAGGGTGGCCCGGCTCTGCCTGGAGACCTGCCGCCTGGAAGACTTTCTGGACAAG AGCGCCTCCGGCACGGGGCTGGCCTTCATCATCTTCACGGAAGCCATCCTCCACATGCCGGGGGCCCCCGGCTGGGCCGTGCTCTTCTTTGGGATGCTGTTCACCTTGGGCCTGTCGTCCATGTTCGGGAACATGGAGAGCATCATTACGCCACTCCTGGATATGGGGGTCACGCACAGATTCATCCCCAAGGAGGTCCTGACTG GGCTGGCCTGCCTGGTCTGCTTCCTCTCGGCGATCTGCTTCACGCTGCAGTCAGGAAACTACTGGCTGGAGATTTTCGACAACTATGCTGCGCCTCTGAACCTCATGGTCTTTGCGTTCTTTGAAGTGGTCGGGGTGGCTTACGTTTATGGGGTGCAGCG GTTCAGCGATGACGTAGAGAGCATGACGGGGAGGCGGCCCGGCCTCTACTGGCAGGTGACCTGGAAGGTTGTCAGCCCGCTGCTACTGCTCACCATCTTTGTGGCCTACGTTGTCACCCTGGCCCGGACGCCGCTCAGCTACAAGGCCTGGGACACCCAATAC GTGCGGTTCCCGACGCGGCAGGAGAAGTCCTACCCGGGCTGGGTGCAGGCCGCCTGTGTCCTCCTGTGCTTCCTGCCTGTACTGTGGGTCCCGGCCGTGGCACTGGCCCAGCTGCTAGCTGCACACAGACGGAAGAAGGACACCGGGCGGGACAGGTGCCCGAAGCTGTAG